The genome window GTCACAAAGCACTATCATGTGCTTTGACATGTTTTCTAGCAAGGACAGGAAGCATCTTTTGGCATAATACCACGTATCAGTTCCCAGCTTTTTATGGTAAGGCTCCAGGCTTTTGATAACCCGAGAGATGCCAAAGTCATAGTTTCCCTTGGCACAATAGAGTGTTCCTATCACCAAATTCACAATGCAAAGGTGGTAGATTTTCTTGTCTGGGTCACCATAGGAGAGttgttcttcttccttttcaatctTTCTCATCAGctcctcagcttcctcatttTGACTTGTCATAATATAGGAGACACACAGGTTGGCTAACACAATAGCGCTGACATTCAGGATGTTATCATAATTCTTCTTGACAATGGGCTCATAGAAACCAATGGcctctttgtatttgttttcctgCATGAAGAGAACATGGGCCACATTCAGCTTCCACACATCATGGTCATTACAGAATTCCACAGATTTGCGGAAGATCTTCTCCACCATTGGATAATTTTCAAAGTTCCAGTAGATTTTCGCCTGGGCCATCAGTACCGGGATATACTTCTCAAGAGTTTCATCATATTCATTTAAAGCCTTTATGACAACTTCATCATCTCTGTTATGTCTTGCTTCTTGAACTTGCTTAGTGAGTCTCCTGAGCTGCTCAGTCAGCATGCCAGCCAGCCCATCAAGCTTTATGAAAGCCTCTTCAGGAGCTGTCTGGCAAGTGATCATGGCATCCAAGAAGTCATAGAGATAGGGTGTGAGGAACTTGTAAGTCAAATGGGCATTTTCTGCCAGGACATCAGCTGCCAGGTCAAAATACTCATATTTACAGTAGAGCAACAACAGGTTGCCAAAGGTCTCTGGGGGAAAGGGGTTCTGCTGGAGCAGAAACTGGAGCTTCTCAAAGCCCTCTGTGGGCCTGGCATCCATGTTCATCAGAGCCTGGTTGTGCAGGGTCACAGGGTCCAACTCTTCCTCTGCTCTGGGTGGCATGTCAGTGAGGGTTTCTTGGGCTACCTCATAGTTTCTCAGTTGGTACTCTATGGCTGCCTTGAGGTTGAAGGCTTCAACCAGAGCAGTCTGATGAAGGACTACAGTGTTGCCCACACTTCGAATATCAATGCCTTCAGTGGTCATGCCCACACCTAGCTCTGGGTGCTGACGGATGCCATGCTCAATTATATCAGCGATATGCTTCAGAGCTGGGGCATACTGCCGACTGCTGTAATACGCCAAAGCCAAGTTGTAGGAGAGGTCAGGCTGGTAGCCAGACGCCTGCAGGGCCGCTAAGAACTTGGAACAGGCAGCTTCATAGTGTCCCTCCTTGTAGAGCAGACAACCCATATTGACCAGACTATCTGGATCATTCTCCCCTCCACTGTCTTCTCCGGCTTCTCCACTCAGCAGCTGCTCCACCAGACTCCTGGCTCCTGGCAGGTCGCCCTCGCTGTACTTGATAGCAGCCTGGAGACGAAGGACCCGCGTCTGATAGGTGGGG of Peromyscus maniculatus bairdii isolate BWxNUB_F1_BW_parent chromosome 4, HU_Pman_BW_mat_3.1, whole genome shotgun sequence contains these proteins:
- the LOC102917502 gene encoding intraflagellar transport protein 70A1, which translates into the protein MAWQSSSKVPDGEFTAVVYRLIRDSRYSEAVQLLGAELQKSPRSRAGLSLLAYCYYRLQEFELAAECYEQLSQMHPELEQYRLYQAQALYKACLYPEATRVAFLLDNPTYQTRVLRLQAAIKYSEGDLPGARSLVEQLLSGEAGEDSGGENDPDSLVNMGCLLYKEGHYEAACSKFLAALQASGYQPDLSYNLALAYYSSRQYAPALKHIADIIEHGIRQHPELGVGMTTEGIDIRSVGNTVVLHQTALVEAFNLKAAIEYQLRNYEVAQETLTDMPPRAEEELDPVTLHNQALMNMDARPTEGFEKLQFLLQQNPFPPETFGNLLLLYCKYEYFDLAADVLAENAHLTYKFLTPYLYDFLDAMITCQTAPEEAFIKLDGLAGMLTEQLRRLTKQVQEARHNRDDEVVIKALNEYDETLEKYIPVLMAQAKIYWNFENYPMVEKIFRKSVEFCNDHDVWKLNVAHVLFMQENKYKEAIGFYEPIVKKNYDNILNVSAIVLANLCVSYIMTSQNEEAEELMRKIEKEEEQLSYGDPDKKIYHLCIVNLVIGTLYCAKGNYDFGISRVIKSLEPYHKKLGTDTWYYAKRCFLSLLENMSKHMIVLCDTVIQECVQFLEHCEIFGRNIPAILEQPLEEERMHIGKNTVTYESRQLKALIYEIIGWNT